The following are encoded together in the Clostridia bacterium genome:
- a CDS encoding TldD/PmbA family protein, with the protein MLNDIITPFRSGFDPDAHTELRLHRNTRRAVGLLSGNLVSNSRTENSGVSARVYRGGVYGFAADSETSEDRVAAVLKAATENAAFMDAHAGKGKGALPLLPCSGVDTAKPYDDVPQSVMIDFARQLDEYIAANCPKLTGRTISVRCDSMEKLLRVDNGYDSHSLMPRAFIYLDFSAETDAGVTVELYDVAGGFGGFADNFTDPALLYPFVDRLYTRLMEKREGVYADAGVHTCILGAEVAGILAHEAVGHTTEADLVLGGSVAGPMLNKRVASDKITLVDYAHTTPQGAAPLPIYVDDEGTPAEDELIIDKGILVGYMNSRETAEHFGMKPHGNARAYSFMDEPLIRMRNTAILSGTDKLEDMIASVDDGYYFMTTNNGQADTTGEFMFGIPFGYEIKNGKKGRAIFDTTITGVAFEMLKTADMVSDRMDWTCSGMCGKKQPMPVGMGGPDIRCRIMVGGR; encoded by the coding sequence ATGCTCAACGACATCATAACCCCGTTCCGCTCCGGCTTCGATCCCGACGCGCACACCGAGCTGCGGCTCCACCGCAACACGCGCCGCGCCGTCGGGCTTCTCTCCGGCAACCTCGTATCCAACAGCCGCACCGAAAACTCCGGCGTCAGCGCCCGCGTCTACCGCGGGGGCGTCTACGGCTTCGCCGCCGACAGCGAAACGAGCGAGGACCGCGTCGCCGCCGTGCTGAAGGCCGCCACCGAGAACGCCGCCTTTATGGACGCGCACGCCGGCAAGGGCAAGGGCGCGCTGCCCCTCCTGCCCTGCTCGGGCGTCGACACCGCCAAGCCGTACGACGACGTTCCGCAGTCGGTGATGATCGACTTCGCCCGTCAGCTCGACGAGTATATCGCCGCGAACTGCCCGAAGCTCACCGGCCGCACCATCTCCGTCCGCTGCGACTCGATGGAGAAGCTGCTCCGCGTCGACAACGGCTATGACAGCCACTCGCTGATGCCGCGCGCCTTCATCTACCTCGACTTCTCCGCCGAAACGGACGCGGGCGTCACCGTCGAGCTCTACGACGTGGCCGGCGGTTTCGGCGGTTTCGCGGACAACTTCACCGACCCCGCCCTGCTCTACCCCTTCGTCGACCGGCTCTATACGCGCCTGATGGAGAAGCGCGAGGGCGTCTACGCCGACGCGGGAGTCCACACCTGCATACTCGGCGCGGAGGTGGCCGGCATACTCGCGCACGAGGCCGTAGGACACACGACCGAGGCGGACCTCGTGCTCGGCGGCTCCGTCGCGGGCCCGATGCTGAACAAGCGCGTCGCCTCCGACAAGATCACCCTCGTCGACTACGCGCACACGACGCCGCAGGGCGCCGCGCCGCTGCCGATCTACGTCGACGACGAAGGCACTCCCGCCGAGGACGAGCTGATTATCGACAAGGGCATCCTCGTCGGCTACATGAACAGCCGCGAGACCGCCGAGCACTTCGGCATGAAGCCGCACGGCAACGCGCGCGCCTATTCCTTCATGGACGAGCCGCTGATCCGTATGCGCAACACCGCGATCCTTTCCGGAACGGACAAGCTCGAGGACATGATCGCCTCCGTCGACGACGGCTACTACTTTATGACAACCAACAACGGCCAGGCGGACACGACCGGCGAATTCATGTTCGGCATCCCCTTCGGCTACGAGATAAAGAACGGCAAGAAAGGCCGCGCGATCTTCGACACCACCATTACCGGAGTCGCCTTCGAGATGCTCAAGACCGCGGACATGGTCTCCGACCGCATGGACTGGACCTGCTCCGGAATGTGCGGAAAGAAACAGCCGATGCCCGTCGGCATGGGCGGCCCGGACATCCGCTGCCGCATTATGGTTGGAGGTAGATAA